Proteins encoded in a region of the Streptomyces sp. NBC_00258 genome:
- a CDS encoding ABC transporter ATP-binding protein has translation MVAARGAESVRSGSRTPREGAAMSSALSAKGLCVSFGGVHAVRDVDLDVQGGQLVGLIGPNGAGKTTTIDAVTGFVPSSGSVQLDEQELSSMPANKRARRGLARTWQSIELFDDLTVEQNVAVAAHHPPTLQVLKEMVLPPRPPGTKVMESLDLLGLADLRHRMPQELSQGHRKLVGVARAVAQGPRVLCLDEPAAGLDVNESLEFGERLRTLTREGIGMLLVEHDMGLVLSVCDHVVVLEFGKVIARGAPADVCRDPRVMEAYLGSSGEKLIKNAEIEVNHQ, from the coding sequence ATGGTCGCGGCCCGCGGGGCTGAGTCGGTCAGGTCCGGATCTCGCACACCCCGGGAAGGCGCAGCGATGAGTTCAGCACTCTCAGCCAAAGGACTTTGTGTCTCCTTCGGGGGCGTGCACGCGGTTCGCGATGTGGACCTGGACGTTCAGGGCGGGCAACTCGTCGGGCTCATCGGTCCCAACGGCGCTGGCAAGACGACCACGATCGATGCCGTCACCGGCTTCGTCCCGTCTTCCGGATCGGTGCAGCTCGACGAGCAGGAACTCTCGTCGATGCCAGCCAACAAGCGAGCACGGCGGGGCCTTGCGCGGACCTGGCAGTCGATCGAGCTGTTCGACGATCTCACCGTTGAGCAGAACGTCGCCGTGGCCGCACACCACCCCCCGACGTTGCAGGTGCTCAAGGAGATGGTGCTGCCTCCGCGCCCGCCCGGCACGAAGGTCATGGAGAGCCTCGACCTCCTCGGCCTGGCGGACCTTCGCCACCGAATGCCCCAGGAGCTCTCCCAGGGACACCGAAAGCTCGTCGGGGTGGCTCGAGCAGTCGCTCAGGGACCCCGGGTGCTCTGCCTGGACGAACCGGCGGCGGGTCTGGACGTCAACGAGTCGCTCGAGTTCGGTGAGCGCTTGCGCACGTTGACCCGTGAGGGTATCGGCATGCTTCTCGTCGAACATGACATGGGGCTGGTGCTGAGTGTGTGTGACCACGTCGTCGTACTCGAATTCGGCAAGGTGATCGCGCGCGGTGCTCCTGCAGACGTGTGCCGAGATCCTCGTGTCATGGAGGCGTACCTCGGCTCAAGTGGCGAGAAACTGATCAAGAACGCCGAGATCGAGGTGAACCACCAGTGA
- a CDS encoding ABC transporter substrate-binding protein, translated as MGSNRAGAVKTALAYTGGTAGKADASKTPIVIGWMNQDSGGASAVPWYSESVRTAVKFLNDELGGIDGHPLKLKECIVGTDPEQGQACAQRFLNDDAIKVMFAGEASGAQASFMAGIGNSNKPFVGLSPLAPDEAKLKNAFFLRPGFLALGAQVTYMRDYAKVKSVSNINLDTPELRGFAEVYTHIFKAGGINLHTAFLKPDAPDALAPLVAGKVQQSEGIENNAGTAQACITAYKALKQLGSADKPTLAFPGCLDPSVKKTLGDYPKGWTYFQEYQSVNRPDPTGQVGTFLYALNKYAPTQVANVKDQFGAPAAFGGVLTIAKWLREKGPDNISLATFKEAADSDPGPLFLGQPKVSFGKQPYPALAGLGNRFFTYLGDGKWKDATDGKWVYPIPGTTF; from the coding sequence ATGGGCTCGAACCGAGCCGGCGCAGTCAAGACTGCACTTGCGTACACGGGCGGGACTGCTGGTAAGGCGGACGCTTCCAAGACGCCGATCGTGATCGGCTGGATGAACCAGGACAGCGGCGGCGCATCAGCGGTCCCCTGGTACTCGGAGTCCGTCCGGACCGCAGTGAAGTTCCTGAACGACGAGCTGGGCGGCATCGACGGGCATCCACTCAAACTCAAGGAATGCATCGTCGGCACGGATCCCGAACAAGGGCAGGCCTGCGCCCAGAGGTTCTTGAACGACGACGCCATCAAGGTCATGTTCGCAGGAGAGGCTTCTGGCGCACAGGCTTCCTTCATGGCCGGCATCGGAAACTCGAACAAGCCGTTCGTCGGGTTGTCGCCTCTCGCGCCCGACGAGGCGAAACTGAAGAACGCGTTCTTTTTGCGGCCTGGGTTCCTCGCTCTCGGCGCCCAGGTTACTTACATGCGCGACTACGCCAAGGTCAAGTCCGTCAGCAACATCAATCTGGACACTCCGGAGCTCCGCGGGTTCGCCGAGGTCTACACCCACATCTTCAAGGCGGGAGGGATAAACCTCCACACCGCGTTTCTGAAGCCGGATGCGCCGGACGCTCTCGCACCACTGGTTGCCGGGAAGGTTCAGCAATCCGAGGGCATCGAAAACAATGCCGGGACGGCACAGGCCTGCATCACGGCCTACAAGGCACTGAAGCAGCTCGGCTCTGCCGACAAGCCGACCCTTGCGTTCCCGGGCTGCCTGGATCCTTCGGTCAAGAAGACACTCGGTGACTATCCGAAGGGCTGGACGTACTTTCAGGAATACCAGAGTGTCAACCGCCCAGACCCGACTGGCCAGGTCGGAACTTTCCTTTACGCCCTGAACAAGTACGCCCCGACCCAGGTGGCAAACGTCAAGGATCAGTTCGGTGCGCCGGCAGCCTTCGGGGGTGTGCTCACCATCGCCAAGTGGCTCAGGGAGAAGGGTCCTGACAACATTTCGCTGGCCACCTTCAAAGAAGCCGCCGACAGCGATCCCGGGCCCCTCTTCCTCGGGCAGCCGAAGGTCAGCTTCGGCAAGCAGCCATACCCCGCGCTGGCCGGGCTTGGCAACAGATTCTTCACCTATCTTGGTGATGGCAAGTGGAAGGACGCGACCGACGGAAAGTGGGTCTACCCCATCCCTGGGACCACCTTCTGA
- a CDS encoding transposase family protein → MSRPARDRAHRREGPAALVSSARPGRTPEITACRHDQLTQKLRAVGLGVIADLGFVGLDDSNPEADPAVIIGYKAARNRPLARGQKLSNKVLAAVRAPVEHGFAHLKNWRVLGKVRTDRRGRPPWSGPCSSSRTAKSR, encoded by the coding sequence ATGTCACGGCCTGCTCGCGATCGCGCTCACCGACGAGAAGGGCCGGCTGCTCTGGTCTCCTCGGCCCGGCCCGGGCGAACCCCGGAGATCACCGCCTGCCGCCACGACCAGCTCACGCAGAAGCTGCGGGCGGTTGGCCTCGGAGTCATCGCCGACCTGGGATTCGTTGGACTCGACGACAGCAATCCCGAGGCCGACCCCGCAGTCATCATCGGCTACAAGGCCGCCCGGAACCGGCCGCTCGCACGCGGGCAGAAGCTGTCCAACAAGGTCCTGGCCGCCGTCCGGGCACCGGTCGAGCACGGCTTCGCCCACCTGAAGAACTGGCGCGTCCTCGGCAAGGTCCGCACCGACCGACGTGGGCGACCACCCTGGTCAGGGCCCTGCTCGTCCTCACGAACCGCGAAGTCCCGATGA
- a CDS encoding mycofactocin-coupled SDR family oxidoreductase, with amino-acid sequence MGRLDGKVAFITGAARGVGRSLAVRFAEEGADIIAVDLCAPVAGVDYHESTPDDLSETVSAVESLGRRIIASAADVRDFDGLKAALDVGVAKLGRLDIVCPNAGINTFADVADMPAQTWQNMIDVTLTGVFHTCKAALPHLAPEGAIVITNSVAGLKGAAGIAHYSAAKHGAVGFMRSLAHELADRMIRVNSVHPTGIKTDMVVNEVSYRLFVPGDPNPTPEKLAEATKGENLLPIPWVEPRDIANAALFLASNEARYITGVALPVDGGAFIL; translated from the coding sequence ATGGGACGACTCGACGGAAAGGTGGCGTTCATCACCGGCGCCGCACGTGGCGTGGGCCGCAGCCTGGCGGTTCGATTCGCCGAGGAGGGCGCAGACATCATCGCCGTCGACCTCTGTGCACCGGTCGCCGGCGTGGACTACCACGAATCCACGCCCGACGACTTGTCAGAGACGGTGAGTGCCGTCGAGTCCCTCGGTCGGCGCATCATCGCCTCGGCAGCCGACGTTCGAGACTTCGACGGCCTAAAGGCCGCACTGGACGTCGGCGTGGCCAAGCTCGGACGCCTCGACATTGTGTGCCCCAACGCCGGGATCAACACCTTCGCCGACGTGGCGGACATGCCCGCGCAAACCTGGCAAAACATGATCGATGTGACGCTAACCGGCGTCTTTCACACCTGCAAGGCCGCACTGCCCCATCTGGCGCCTGAAGGGGCGATCGTGATCACCAACTCGGTCGCGGGCCTGAAGGGTGCTGCGGGGATCGCGCACTACTCGGCGGCCAAGCATGGCGCCGTCGGGTTCATGCGCTCACTCGCGCATGAACTGGCCGACCGAATGATTCGCGTCAATAGTGTGCATCCCACCGGAATCAAGACTGACATGGTCGTCAACGAGGTTTCCTACCGGCTGTTCGTCCCAGGTGACCCAAATCCGACGCCGGAGAAGCTCGCCGAGGCCACGAAGGGCGAGAACCTGCTGCCGATCCCGTGGGTCGAGCCACGCGACATTGCCAACGCCGCTCTGTTCCTTGCAAGCAACGAAGCGCGTTACATCACCGGGGTGGCGCTGCCGGTCGACGGTGGAGCATTCATACTCTGA
- a CDS encoding VOC family protein has protein sequence MAQTVTANHVGVSVKDIGLMKNWYATAFGFEEAFAFKLPDGRGIMLRSESGGAQIELFEVEGSTSGPVQGTEPPGAPQRHGYFHVALEFDDLDAAYAAAVEAGGQGVWDPRDFGVPGRRGSFVFDPEGNLVELVGV, from the coding sequence ATGGCTCAGACAGTCACCGCAAATCACGTCGGCGTCTCCGTGAAGGACATCGGCCTCATGAAGAACTGGTACGCCACGGCCTTCGGGTTCGAGGAGGCCTTCGCCTTCAAGCTGCCGGACGGGCGCGGGATCATGCTTCGGTCGGAGTCCGGCGGTGCGCAGATCGAACTGTTCGAGGTCGAAGGCTCCACCAGCGGCCCGGTGCAGGGTACTGAGCCTCCGGGCGCCCCGCAGAGGCACGGTTACTTCCACGTGGCTCTGGAATTCGACGATCTCGACGCCGCGTACGCCGCCGCGGTCGAGGCCGGTGGCCAGGGTGTGTGGGACCCGCGCGACTTCGGGGTGCCCGGCCGCCGCGGCTCGTTCGTTTTCGACCCCGAGGGCAACCTCGTCGAACTCGTCGGCGTCTGA
- a CDS encoding ABC transporter permease — protein sequence MALGLGPAALIAALSVSLVAQYRGSGVINLATGSIATFGAFLYYSLRTDGSIFMPFPFPPHRIGLGGPWAPVPAFLTTIVACMALGAALDLFLFRPLRTASPLAKLMVSLGVFLTLQSVFAMRFGPTGLAAPAIFPNGPDDSLTLFGVPVPTDRFFVAGLVAVVAVMLICVYRFTGFGLATRAASESETNAMLIGINPQRLSLYNTTIAATLAGTFGVIVAPTTQLDTTTISLAVVPALGAALLAGFTSFGVAAAAGIAMGIVGSVVTYVQTLSWFPTTSGTAMPGVESVVYLAVIVGALLWRGAKLPSRGTLSEQRLPAAPEARRLTVPTLVSAVLGVGAIMVFTFDLRQATVNSLLGVIICLSLVVIVGFVGQVSLVHVALAGVAAFAISKLALHAGIGLPLAPILAIGVAVIFGLAAAIPALRVRGVNLAIVTLAAAVAIEQFVFSNPTLGQDPSNSPVPSPRLFGLDLGPRAGFPGWDGKLPSPLVGLEVLAITLVVGLFVANLRRSTLGRQMLAVRSNERAAAAAGISVRNVKIAAFAISSAIAGLAGVLAAYNLGSVSASRWGLITALGFVAFAYMGGITTTFGAVNAGLMVPGGLIAVLLQNWTGLSTNALLWIGGVSLVLTVIYYPQGVALYTMDSIERILGRFRPRRAGASPVSTTSSHEGADAAAMGVTRNVS from the coding sequence GTGGCACTGGGTCTGGGCCCAGCGGCCCTGATTGCCGCCTTGTCGGTATCACTCGTCGCGCAGTATCGGGGTTCGGGTGTCATCAACCTCGCTACCGGCTCGATCGCCACTTTTGGTGCTTTCCTTTATTATTCACTCCGCACCGATGGCTCGATCTTCATGCCGTTCCCGTTCCCGCCGCACCGGATTGGTCTCGGCGGACCATGGGCCCCCGTACCCGCGTTCCTCACCACGATTGTGGCGTGCATGGCGCTTGGCGCAGCATTGGACCTGTTCTTGTTCCGTCCGTTGCGCACCGCATCGCCGCTCGCAAAGCTCATGGTTTCACTGGGCGTTTTCCTGACCTTGCAGTCGGTGTTCGCGATGCGGTTCGGACCCACCGGACTCGCCGCGCCGGCCATCTTCCCGAACGGCCCCGATGACTCGCTGACGCTGTTCGGGGTGCCTGTGCCGACCGATCGATTCTTTGTCGCTGGACTCGTGGCCGTCGTGGCGGTGATGTTGATCTGTGTCTACCGTTTCACCGGCTTCGGACTGGCTACCCGCGCGGCGTCCGAGAGCGAGACGAACGCGATGCTGATCGGCATCAACCCGCAGCGTTTGTCGCTCTACAACACGACCATCGCCGCCACATTGGCAGGAACGTTCGGCGTCATCGTCGCGCCGACCACGCAGCTCGATACGACAACGATCAGTCTGGCGGTCGTCCCCGCACTCGGAGCGGCCCTGCTGGCCGGCTTCACGTCGTTCGGCGTTGCTGCCGCGGCGGGCATAGCCATGGGAATCGTAGGCTCCGTGGTGACGTACGTGCAGACACTGTCGTGGTTCCCGACCACAAGCGGCACTGCGATGCCCGGCGTGGAGTCGGTGGTGTATCTGGCCGTGATCGTCGGTGCGTTGCTCTGGCGAGGAGCCAAACTGCCTTCGCGTGGCACCCTGAGCGAGCAGCGGCTGCCGGCAGCGCCGGAAGCTCGTCGCCTGACTGTGCCGACGTTGGTATCCGCTGTCCTCGGCGTCGGTGCGATCATGGTGTTCACATTCGACCTGCGTCAAGCCACGGTCAACTCGCTGCTCGGCGTGATCATCTGCTTGTCGTTGGTGGTCATCGTGGGCTTCGTCGGACAGGTGTCGCTGGTGCACGTCGCGCTCGCGGGCGTTGCGGCTTTCGCCATCTCCAAGCTCGCCCTGCACGCCGGGATCGGGCTGCCCCTGGCGCCGATCCTGGCCATCGGAGTCGCCGTGATCTTCGGCTTGGCAGCAGCGATTCCCGCCCTTCGTGTGCGAGGGGTGAATCTGGCCATCGTGACACTTGCGGCGGCAGTCGCCATCGAGCAGTTCGTGTTCTCCAATCCGACTCTCGGCCAGGATCCCTCCAACTCGCCGGTTCCCTCGCCCCGGTTGTTCGGCCTTGACCTTGGCCCACGAGCCGGCTTCCCGGGTTGGGATGGAAAACTGCCCAGCCCACTTGTGGGCCTTGAGGTCCTCGCGATCACTCTCGTCGTGGGCCTGTTCGTGGCGAACCTCCGCCGAAGCACGCTCGGCCGTCAGATGCTCGCAGTACGTTCCAACGAGCGTGCAGCCGCAGCGGCCGGCATCAGCGTCCGCAACGTCAAGATCGCGGCCTTCGCCATCTCCTCGGCCATTGCCGGACTGGCCGGAGTGCTTGCGGCCTACAACCTCGGCAGTGTCAGTGCATCCCGATGGGGCCTCATCACGGCTCTTGGATTCGTCGCGTTCGCCTATATGGGGGGGATCACGACGACCTTCGGCGCTGTCAACGCCGGCCTGATGGTTCCGGGTGGCCTCATCGCTGTGCTTCTCCAGAATTGGACCGGCCTCAGCACGAACGCGCTGTTGTGGATCGGCGGTGTGTCACTGGTCCTGACGGTGATCTATTACCCCCAGGGTGTTGCGCTCTACACGATGGACTCGATCGAGCGGATCCTGGGACGGTTCCGACCCCGCCGTGCCGGTGCCTCGCCTGTGTCGACGACGAGCAGTCACGAAGGCGCTGACGCGGCCGCGATGGGAGTGACCCGCAATGTTTCGTAG
- a CDS encoding EthD domain-containing protein, with protein sequence MYKVIVFLKKRDGLSREEFVDYYENRHVPLILSMAPSPPIYRRNYLVPEGSASDGFDFDVMVEFGFADKAAHQEWVAQMDRPENRQQNDDDSPNLFHPDSLEIREYVLEEHITS encoded by the coding sequence ATGTATAAGGTCATTGTCTTCCTCAAGAAGAGAGACGGACTCAGTCGCGAGGAGTTCGTCGACTACTACGAGAACCGCCATGTCCCGCTGATCCTGAGCATGGCGCCGTCCCCGCCGATCTATCGACGCAACTACCTGGTTCCGGAGGGGTCGGCGAGCGATGGATTCGACTTCGACGTGATGGTCGAGTTCGGGTTCGCCGACAAGGCCGCCCACCAGGAGTGGGTCGCACAGATGGACCGGCCGGAGAATCGCCAGCAGAACGACGATGACTCCCCGAACCTGTTCCACCCCGACAGCCTGGAGATTCGCGAGTACGTGCTGGAAGAGCACATCACCTCGTAG
- a CDS encoding EthD domain-containing protein — MYKVIAFLKKRDGLTRGEFIEQYEQHHVPLMLSLAPSPPVYRRNYLVPEESAKGIDFDVMVELGFEDKAAHAAWVAQLDRPEAWADAPDLFHPDSHEIAEYVLEEYITK, encoded by the coding sequence ATGTACAAGGTGATCGCATTTCTGAAGAAGCGCGACGGGCTGACACGGGGCGAGTTCATCGAGCAGTACGAGCAGCACCACGTGCCGCTGATGCTCAGCCTGGCGCCGTCGCCGCCGGTCTATCGGCGCAACTACCTCGTGCCCGAGGAGTCCGCCAAGGGCATCGACTTCGACGTGATGGTGGAGCTGGGGTTCGAGGACAAGGCCGCTCACGCCGCTTGGGTCGCTCAGCTGGACCGGCCTGAAGCCTGGGCTGACGCACCGGATCTGTTCCACCCGGACAGCCACGAGATCGCGGAGTATGTGCTCGAGGAGTACATCACCAAGTAG
- a CDS encoding aldehyde dehydrogenase, protein MISLPNTPRQALIGESFVNAASGETLTTLNPATGETLTAVAACGAADVDAAVAAARSVFEAGTWSRLAPAERKRVLLRYADLLEEHADEIIALDCLEAGKPISDTRDGDVPEAISTFRWCAELIDKLYDRVAPTAPDILGLIVREPIGVVAAVLPWNFPALMFAWKVAPALASGSSIVVKPAEQTSLSALLMGQLALEAGVPAGVLNVLPGYGESAGAALGRHPGIDVVSFTGSTEVGRLFLQYAAQSNLKRVVLECGGKSPQLVLADAPELDVMVDDILAAGFWNMGENCSSGSRLIVHRSRHEELVERLVSSLADWKVGDPLDDATRIGPMIDANHFAKVMGFIEAGTKEGAQLRTGGGRALEGSGGYFVAPTIFDGVDNNMTIAREEIFGPVLSTIVFDDEADGIRLANETNYGLAASVWTQNVDSAIRVSRAIRAGTVSVNCFSEGDVTTPFGGYKQSGFGGRDNGVEALDQYTELKTIWIQTR, encoded by the coding sequence GTGATCAGCCTTCCGAACACACCCCGCCAAGCTCTGATAGGCGAGTCGTTTGTCAACGCAGCGTCCGGCGAGACGCTGACCACCCTCAATCCCGCCACGGGGGAGACGCTGACGGCGGTCGCGGCATGTGGCGCGGCCGATGTCGACGCCGCAGTAGCGGCAGCCCGCTCGGTCTTCGAGGCCGGCACATGGAGTCGGCTCGCTCCCGCTGAGCGCAAGCGGGTGTTGCTGCGGTATGCCGACCTGCTCGAGGAGCACGCGGACGAGATCATCGCCCTCGACTGCCTGGAGGCCGGGAAGCCGATCAGCGATACACGCGACGGTGACGTCCCGGAGGCGATCAGCACGTTTCGCTGGTGTGCGGAGCTGATCGACAAGCTCTACGACCGGGTTGCTCCCACAGCGCCGGACATCCTGGGCCTGATCGTCCGGGAGCCCATCGGCGTCGTAGCGGCGGTGCTGCCGTGGAACTTTCCTGCATTGATGTTCGCCTGGAAGGTCGCGCCTGCTCTGGCGAGCGGTTCGAGCATCGTGGTGAAGCCCGCCGAGCAGACCTCCCTCAGCGCGCTGTTGATGGGTCAGCTCGCTCTCGAGGCAGGCGTGCCGGCCGGTGTACTCAATGTCCTGCCTGGCTACGGCGAGTCTGCCGGGGCGGCGCTGGGTCGTCATCCGGGTATCGACGTCGTCTCCTTCACTGGATCGACCGAGGTCGGACGGCTGTTCCTGCAGTACGCCGCACAGTCCAACCTCAAACGAGTGGTGCTGGAGTGCGGCGGCAAGAGCCCGCAGTTGGTGCTGGCCGACGCACCGGAGCTCGACGTGATGGTCGACGACATCTTGGCCGCAGGGTTCTGGAACATGGGTGAGAACTGCTCGAGCGGGTCGCGGCTCATCGTTCACCGCAGCAGACACGAGGAACTCGTCGAGCGGCTCGTCTCCAGCCTGGCCGACTGGAAGGTCGGCGATCCCCTCGACGATGCGACGCGCATCGGGCCGATGATCGATGCGAACCACTTCGCCAAGGTGATGGGGTTCATCGAGGCGGGCACGAAGGAGGGTGCCCAGCTCCGTACCGGTGGGGGACGTGCTCTGGAAGGCAGCGGCGGTTACTTCGTGGCACCGACCATTTTCGACGGGGTGGACAACAACATGACGATCGCCCGTGAGGAGATCTTCGGGCCAGTGCTTTCGACGATCGTGTTCGATGACGAGGCCGATGGCATCAGACTCGCCAACGAGACGAACTATGGGCTGGCCGCCTCCGTCTGGACGCAGAACGTCGATTCCGCCATCCGGGTTTCGCGCGCCATCCGAGCCGGCACCGTCTCGGTCAACTGCTTCTCCGAGGGCGATGTCACCACGCCCTTCGGCGGCTACAAGCAGTCCGGCTTCGGAGGCCGCGACAACGGGGTCGAAGCGCTTGACCAGTACACCGAGCTCAAGACCATCTGGATCCAGACGCGCTGA
- a CDS encoding SGNH/GDSL hydrolase family protein — MLNVNDRSDAVGVRRSYVRFAALGDSATFGIGDPLPGRCRGWARLLADAMRQDHDVSFHNVARPGATVADVRYEQLRPALQHRPHVASLIVGLSDVMRASWDADRIRADLLKSAGELSAHGALLLTARFHDHSRVLGLPRLLARRMQHRIDELNGIFDEIHHRFGGVYVDLGAHPGVYDREFWSVDRLHPSELGHRALADEYAAHLSALGLSFQPPGLSCDGLHLSRLDEVRWLVREGFPRLGRRLLDRAELAIQSTCSRVRSLTQANVDVAYVLGDGMS, encoded by the coding sequence ATGCTCAACGTTAACGACCGGTCCGACGCGGTCGGCGTACGACGTAGCTACGTGCGCTTTGCCGCTCTCGGCGACTCAGCCACTTTCGGCATCGGCGACCCCCTTCCCGGGCGCTGCCGCGGCTGGGCACGCCTCCTGGCCGACGCGATGCGACAGGACCACGATGTGTCGTTTCACAACGTCGCTCGGCCCGGCGCGACGGTTGCGGACGTCCGCTATGAGCAACTCCGCCCCGCGCTCCAGCATCGGCCACATGTGGCGTCTTTGATCGTCGGCCTCAGCGATGTCATGCGTGCAAGCTGGGACGCGGATCGGATCCGAGCTGACCTCCTCAAGAGCGCAGGCGAGCTGTCCGCGCACGGCGCGCTCCTGCTCACCGCACGGTTCCATGATCACTCGCGCGTCTTGGGGCTTCCCAGGCTGCTCGCTCGCCGGATGCAACATCGCATCGACGAACTGAACGGCATCTTCGACGAGATCCACCACCGCTTCGGGGGCGTGTATGTAGACCTCGGCGCTCATCCCGGCGTCTACGACCGCGAGTTCTGGTCCGTCGACCGGCTCCACCCCTCGGAGCTCGGTCATCGAGCCCTCGCCGACGAATATGCGGCCCATCTGTCAGCTCTTGGACTCTCGTTCCAACCACCTGGTCTCTCTTGCGACGGGTTGCATCTGTCCCGTCTTGATGAGGTGCGTTGGCTCGTCCGCGAAGGGTTCCCGCGGCTTGGGCGGCGTCTTCTCGACAGGGCAGAGCTTGCCATACAGTCAACCTGCAGTCGTGTCCGTAGTCTCACTCAGGCAAACGTCGATGTTGCTTATGTCCTCGGTGACGGAATGTCGTGA
- a CDS encoding DUF5999 family protein yields MAQIGVRTPHRARRSRSTSAGTCTHTPCCPSADSGEACLARVRTAHPEQGWCLLCNGVIAFDDGGAVFPDSHTIEPPASAAAA; encoded by the coding sequence ATGGCTCAGATCGGTGTCAGGACGCCTCATCGCGCCCGGCGGTCTCGATCGACGTCGGCAGGCACGTGCACTCACACACCATGTTGTCCCTCGGCCGACTCTGGCGAGGCGTGTCTGGCGCGCGTGCGCACGGCACATCCGGAGCAGGGATGGTGCCTACTCTGCAACGGCGTGATCGCTTTCGATGACGGTGGCGCCGTCTTCCCCGACAGCCACACGATCGAGCCCCCAGCATCTGCGGCAGCCGCCTAG